One window of the Salvia miltiorrhiza cultivar Shanhuang (shh) chromosome 6, IMPLAD_Smil_shh, whole genome shotgun sequence genome contains the following:
- the LOC130990371 gene encoding uncharacterized protein LOC130990371 isoform X2 has product MFKKFSSEEVSAQNQVKASVQRKIRQSIAEEYPGLEPVLEDLLPKKSPLIVAKCPNHLNLVLVNNVPLFFNIRDGPYMPTLRLLHQYPNIMKKLQVDRGAIRFVLAGANIMCPGLTSPGGALDDEVEAETPVAIMAEGKQNALAIGFTKMSAKDIRSINKGIGVDNMHYLNDGLWKMERLD; this is encoded by the exons GTTCTCATCCGAAGAAGTTTCTGCGCAAAATCAAGTGAAGGCATCTGTGCAGCGCAAAATTCGGCAAAGTATTGCGGAAGAG TATCCAGGACTTGAACCTGTTTTGGAAGATTTGTTGCCAAAAAAATCACCACTGATTGTTGCAAAATG CCCAAATCATCTAAATTTGGTTTTGGTGAACAATGTTCCACTTTTTTTCAACATACGTGATGGACCTTATATGCCAACACTACGACTCCTTCATCAGT ATCCCAACATCATGAAAAAACTGCAAGTTGATAGGGGGGCTATAAGATTTGTACTTGCTGGTGCCAATATAATGTGTCCAGGGCTTACCTCTCCTGGTGGTGCATTGGATGATGAAGTAGAGGCAGAAACTCCAGTG GCTATAATGGCTGAAGGAAAGCAAAATGCTCTAGCTATTGGATTTACAAAGATGTCAGCAAAAGACAT ACGATCAATCAACAAAGGAATCGGTGTTGATAACATGCACTATCTTAATGATGGACTATGGAAG ATGGAGCGTCTCGATTAA
- the LOC130990623 gene encoding uncharacterized protein LOC130990623, with translation MAYPGLSVAQDRPPTPKISSNFDPSNIGKSAVPSIHARVTPTRVSSARVESHETPLVTTGTPSNPNQDTGNSTLNPVEEFQFALIGRILLREGDKPRPYGDIKKELQDLWNIQGPWNLIPMGSIRLREWVKVFDPYREVSSLCHTWVRIYYLPVECWHPKVIIGINRHIGLPIKIDNASGAGQFGHFARILLEIDLALPLQESLLVNCDEGSFYVEFVYEQLPHYCTRCKITGHSLDKCKKAEQKDSKARNVTEEKPQPEQRKEKAAAVFNSNIQNQHNWKVNDAEMIIIDKEAEETLSTGINVVEHQNAFKALEGILEDISDEEEGFEEERGIMGDTGTNVAVVEGKGTSSSDMLNRKLAEAYAARHKPRDYQIVTANSSSAQAIILHCSWNNDSFKVAIIHGANNYLDRRQLWLDLLNHISGPSVFIGDFNAVKGAHERSSDCLPYAISCRDFQDFIEATGFIEPSSVGLKFTWFGRRFMPSHIESTIDRALFSEDFADKWDVVYTQALPRNTSDHSPLVLHCEKNLRTNNSALKIWNKDVFGHVENALADSSKELLEVQQLIADYGYSEELFDKEVAAQARILLFPENTACCSKRLFHETSQEEVDITAIEASIDPLIDDFHNALLTKIPDEEEITAAVFSMDASSSPGPDGFSGKFFQSCWSLVRNDVWKAVRTFFEKSYLPHGCNSSIMVLLPKKDMVDTVGDLRPIVLSKFFYKIIPKILASRLSVVAAKFVSGNQFGFISGRTIHDCIMLGSEGVNCMRRTGGVKSTLDICAPVHRIQMRTRVPQRKSTRSNI, from the exons ATGGCTTATCCGGGTCTTTCTGTCGCCCAGGATCGGCCTCCGACTCCGAAAATTTCCTCCAACTTTGATCCTTCAAACATCGGTAAGTCTGCTGTTCCTTCAATTCATGCTAGGGTTACTCCTACGAGGGTTTCATCTGCTAGGGTTGAGTCACATGAAACACCACTTGTCACGACGGGGACTCCTTCAAACCCTAATCAGGATACAGGGAACTCTACTTTGAATCCG GTGGAAGAATTTCAGTTTGCTTTAATTGGACGCATTCTTTTGCGGGAGGGAGACAAGCCACGACCTTATGGGGACATTAAGAAGGAGCTTCAGGACTTATGGAACATTCAAGGCCCTTGGAACCTGATTCCCATGG GATCGATAAGGCTTCGCGAGTGGGTGAAGGTTTTTGATCCTTATCGGGAAGTGTCATCTCTTTGTCATACGTGGGTTCGTATTTATTATCTCCCGGTTGAATGCTGGCATCCGAAAGTGATTATTGGGATCAATCGACACATTGGTCTGCCTATCAAAATTGATAACGCCTCTGGGGCTGGACAATTTGGTCACTTTGCGAGGATTTTGCTGGAGATTGATCTAGCTTTACCGCTGCAAGAATCTTTACTTGTTAACTGCGATGAAGGATCGTTTTACGTGGAATTTGTTTACGAACAGCTTCCGCACTATTGTACTCGTTGCAAGATAACGGGACACTCTCTAGACAAGTGCAAGAAGGCGGAACAAAAGGACAGTAAAGCGCGTAACGTGACTGAAGAAAAGCCTCAACCAGAACAACGAAAAGAGAAGGCGGCAGCGGTCTTTAATTCAAACATCCAGAATCAGCATAATTGGAAAGTAAATGATGCAGAGATGATCATTATCGATAAGGAAGCAGAGGAAACTTTATCGACGGGTATTAATGTTGTGGAACATCAAAATGCTTTTAAGGCTCTTGAAGGGATTTTGGAGGATATTAGTGACGAAGAAGAAGGGTTTGAGGAGGAACGTGGCATTATGGGGGATACAGGAACTAATGTTGCTGTGGTGGAAGGAAAAG GGACATCTTCCTCGGATATGCTTAACAGAAAGTTAGCTGAGGCTTATGCAGCTAGACATAAACCTAGAGACTATCAGATTGTAACTGCTAATTCCTCAAGTGCTCAG GCGATTATTTTACATTGTTCGTGGAATAATGATTCGTTTAAGGTGGCCATTATTCACGGTGCTAATAATTACTTGGATAGGCGTCAGTTATGGCTGGATCTTCTTAATCACATCTCTGGTCCTTCGGTGTTCattggcgattttaatgcggtaAAGGGCGCTCATGAGAGGAGTAGTGATTGTTTGCCTTATGCCATTTCTTGCAGGGATTTCCAGGATTTCATTGAAGCCACGGGTTTCATCGAGCCTTCCTCTGTTGGTTTGAAATTCACGTGGTTCGGTCGTAGATTTATGCCGTCTCATATTGAATCCACTATTGACCGTGCTCTTTTTTCTGAAGACTTTGCGGATAAGTGGGACGTGGTTTATACGCAAGCTCTGCCTCGGAATACCTCTGATCATTCGCCCCTGGTGCTCCATTGTGAAAAGAATTTGAGGACTAATAACAG TGCGCTGAAAATTTGGAACAAAGACGTTTTTGGTCATGTGGAAAACGCCTTGGCCGATTCTAGCAAAGAGCTTTTGGAAGTTCAGCAGTTGATTGCAGATTATGGGTATTCTGAAGAACTCTTTGATAAAGAAGTTGCTGCTCAAGCTAGGATTCTACTCTTTCCAGAAAACACAGCTTGCTGCAGCAAAAGA CTTTTTCATGAGACTAGCCAAGAGGAGGTTGATATCACCGCTATTGAGGCTTCTATTGATCCATTGATTGATGATTTTCATAACGCGCTCCTGACCAAGATCCCTGATGAGGAGGAAATCACGGCGGCGGTTTTCAGTATGGATGCATCGAGTTCTCCTGGGCCAGATGGTTTCTCTGGAAAGTTCTTCCAGTCTTGCTGGTCGTTGGTTAGAAATGATGTTTGGAAAGCTGTGCGTACTTTCTTTGAGAAGTCTTATCTTCCTCATGGTTGTAACTCCAGCATTATGGTTCTCCTTCCTAAGAAAGACATGGTGGATACTGTTGGGGATTTGAGACCAATTGTGTTATCgaaattcttttataaaatcATCCCGAAGATCCTGGCTTCGCGGCTGAGTGTGGTGGCTGCCAAGTTTGTTTCAGGTAACCAATTTGGCTTTATCAGCGGTAGGACTATACATGATTGTATTATGCTCGGTTCTGAAGGGGTCAACTGTATGCGGCGCACTGGTGGGGTAAAGTCTACCCTGGACATATGCGCACCTGTGCATCGCATCCAGATGCGAACACGTGTCCCGCAAAGAAAATCCACTCGGTCCAATATTTGA
- the LOC130990371 gene encoding uncharacterized protein LOC130990371 isoform X1: protein MFKKFSSEEVSAQNQVKASVQRKIRQSIAEEYPGLEPVLEDLLPKKSPLIVAKCPNHLNLVLVNNVPLFFNIRDGPYMPTLRLLHQYPNIMKKLQVDRGAIRFVLAGANIMCPGLTSPGGALDDEVEAETPVAIMAEGKQNALAIGFTKMSAKDIRSINKGIGVDNMHYLNDGLWKVCTLCFLLYPQTLCKTKNTLVFTTFHRWSVSIKKKNERAVDASVGDKPRAQLVIIKSFKQQSLHMFWMVRC from the exons GTTCTCATCCGAAGAAGTTTCTGCGCAAAATCAAGTGAAGGCATCTGTGCAGCGCAAAATTCGGCAAAGTATTGCGGAAGAG TATCCAGGACTTGAACCTGTTTTGGAAGATTTGTTGCCAAAAAAATCACCACTGATTGTTGCAAAATG CCCAAATCATCTAAATTTGGTTTTGGTGAACAATGTTCCACTTTTTTTCAACATACGTGATGGACCTTATATGCCAACACTACGACTCCTTCATCAGT ATCCCAACATCATGAAAAAACTGCAAGTTGATAGGGGGGCTATAAGATTTGTACTTGCTGGTGCCAATATAATGTGTCCAGGGCTTACCTCTCCTGGTGGTGCATTGGATGATGAAGTAGAGGCAGAAACTCCAGTG GCTATAATGGCTGAAGGAAAGCAAAATGCTCTAGCTATTGGATTTACAAAGATGTCAGCAAAAGACAT ACGATCAATCAACAAAGGAATCGGTGTTGATAACATGCACTATCTTAATGATGGACTATGGAAGGTATGTACTCTCTGTTTTCTCCTTTACCCTCAGACTCTCTGCAAAACAAAGAACACACTTGTTTTTACAACTTTCCACAGATGGAGCGTCTCGATTAAGAAAAAGAATGAGCGGGCCGTAGATGCATCGGTTGGAGACAAACCGCGGGCTCAACTGGTTATTATTAAATCCTTTAAGCAGCAAAGTTTACACATGTTTTGGATGGTGAGATGTTGA
- the LOC130990370 gene encoding kinesin-like protein KIN-14K produces the protein MDRNVKDSARLNSSSFSSRSDGFESVSSNNAKHQASLVEWLNGVLPDLRVPANASDEELRDILIDGSVLCRILNKLKPGSVPEHDSKSQVERVGRFLSAMDEMGLPRFQVADLEKGSMKMVLDCLSTLRTQFMLRFSRMDSTSSGWKSVGERMASANSTPKEERFRMLSSPPFGEDRRRLLPDSKSPHGLRSSPKMTAGVMSHAGHKFHEVFQLKQGSYTDLPAAKISEMMKSNSLDNAPTQSLLSVVNGILDESVEMKSGAIPYRVACLLRKVVQEIERRICTQAEHLRTQNNLFKAREEKYQSRIRVLEALATGTSEETQIVMNQLKQIKNDKNKIEEKKKAEEHETWKLVKEKDDLNQVVANLRQELREINGTTRLSNENDDLNQEVANLRKELSERSEFNQGSGNMRQEPKERDTNTRQETKDIQQELQERLKEALFMLTESRARIKELEAMEDRDGCNRQELKDRSTEAPSLPTESKSGVQEHEAIKTGSGVGQHELEDKLKEAHSLLTESRTRIKELEAMNAEIGGGQRELQNRLKEAQNLLKESRDRVKELEERKAEPGGGSEEELKDRLKEAQSLLRESRARIKELEASKIEAGGGQREIEDRSKEAVTLLADSRARVKELEAMKAEADNKQQELVDRLDEALNSVTQLKSRVQELEAMKVAVGGTQQELENRLKEAVSSLNESKARVKDLEAMTIEGGGTQQDLEKKLKEAVSMSIELRSRVKELEAMDAEARSTKQELEDRLKEAVSSLNESRSRVKELEAMKAEAHSTQQELENRLKEAESSLAESRSQVKELEAMKAQGEAAQQDVENRLKEAQSSLKESRARVKELEALSKSKSEWWKKKEQLYQIFTEFQLGALRELRFSSQSIQQEIGKTEKSYSEEFSNLGAKIKVLGDAAKNYHPLLAENRKLHNELQELKGNIRVYCRIRPFLPGQKGKQSIIEYIGENGELTVANPTKPGKEGRRSFRFDKVYGPTSTQAQVFADTQPLIQSVLDGFNVCIFAYGQTGSGKTYTMTGPDGASEDEWGVNYRALKNLFTITQDRGSILQYEVSVQMVEIYNEQVRDLLSNDGQKKLGILTSSQPNGLAVPDASIQPVNSTGDVMKLMDIGLQNRAKSSTAMNERSSRSHSIVSIHTRGTDLKSGSSLRGSLHLVDLAGSERVDRSEVTGDRLKEAQHINKSLSALGDVIFALSQKSAHVPYRNSKLTQVLQSSLGGHAKTLMFVQLNPDATSFSETLSTLKFAERVSGVELGAAKSNKDNKDVRELMDQVATLKESLAKKDEEIVALQQPPIKDPKSGASLEKKGSRSLR, from the exons ATGGACCGGAATGTAAAAGACTCTGCTAGACTTAACAGCTCAAGTTTTTCCAGCAGGAGTGATGGTTTTGAATCTGTCTCGAGTAACAATG CTAAGCATCAGGCTAGTTTGGTGGAATGGTTAAATGGCGTTCTTCCTGACCTACGTGTGCCAGCAAATGCTTCGGATGAGGAATTACGGGATATCCTTATTGATGGATCTGTCCTATGTCGAATACTAAACAAGCTAAAACCTGGCTCCGTGCCTGAG CATGACTCAAAATCACAAGTGGAAAGAGTCGGGAGATTTTTGTCAGCAATGGATGAAATGGGGTTGCCAAGGTTTCAAGTGGCTGACCTTGAAAAG GGATCAATGAAAATGGTGTTGGACTGTCTTTCAACACTGCGGACACAGTTTATGCTGCGATTTAGCAGGATGGATTCCACCAGCTCGGGATGGAAATCGGTAGGCGAGAGGATGGCAAGTGCTAATAGCACTCCAAAGGAAGAACGCTTCCGGATGCTGTCTTCTCCGCCTTTCGGAGAAGACAGGCGGAGGTTATTACCCGACTCAAAATCTCCACACGGACTACGTAGTAGTCCCAAAATGACAG CCGGCGTCATGAGTCACGCTGGCCACAAGTTTCACGAAGTCTTTCAGCTCAAACAAGGATCTTACACAGATCTTCCTGCTGCAAAAATCTCGGAAATGATGAAATCGAACAGCTTGGAT AATGCTCCGACTCAGTCACTATTAAGCGTTGTCAACGGCATATTAGATGAAAGTGTGGAGATGAAGAGTGGAGCAATACCTTAT CGTGTTGCTTGCCTTCTGAGGAAAGTCGTGCAGGAGATTGAGCGGCGGATATGTACTCAAGCAGAACACTTGCGCACG CAAAATAATCTTTTCAAGGCACGAGAAGAGAAGTACCAATCCAGGATTCGAGTACTCGAGGCCCTTGCAACGGGGACTAGTGAGGAGACACAG ATCGTCATGAATCAGCTCAAGCAGATTAAG AATGATAAGAACAAAATAGAGGAGAAAAAGAAGGCAGAAGAGCACGAGACGTGGAAGCTGGTCAAGGAGAAAGACGACCTCAATCAAGTGGTAGCGAACTTGAGGCAAGAGCTGAGAGAGATCAATGGCACAACAAGACTGTCGAATGAGAATGATGACCTTAATCAGGAGGTTGCGAATTTGAGGAAAGAGCTTAGTGAAAGAAGTGAGTTCAATCAAGGCTCGGGAAATATGAGGCAAGAACCAAAAGAGAGAGATACAAATACGAGGCAAGAGACTAAAGACATTCAACAAGAGCTTCAGGAAAGGTTGAAGGAGGCACTATTCATGTTAACAGAGTCGAGAGCTAGAATAAAGGAGCTCGAAGCAATGGAAGATAGAGATGGATGCAACCGGCAAGAGCTCAAGGATAGGTCAACAGAAGCACCGAGTTTGCCAACGGAGTCGAAATCTGGAGTCCAAGAGCATGAGGCAATAAAAACTGGTTCCGGAGTCGGTCAACATGAACTTGAGGATAAACTGAAAGAAGCACACAGCTTACTAACAGAGTCTAGGACTAGGATAAAGGAGCTCGAGGCGATGAATGCTGAAATCGGCGGTGGTCAAAGAGAGCTCCAGAATAGGTTGAAGGAAGCACAAAACTTGCTAAAAGAGTCGAGAGATAGAGTGAAGGAACTCGAGGAAAGGAAAGCTGAACCTGGAGGAGGCAGTGAAGAAGAGCTTAAGGATAGGCTAAAAGAAGCACAAAGCTTGCTAAGAGAATCTAGAGCTAGAATAAAAGAGCTTGAGGCGTCGAAAATTGAAGCTGGAGGCGGTCAGCGAGAGATTGAGGATAGGTCGAAGGAAGCGGTCACCTTGCTAGCAGATTCAAGAGCTAGAGTAAAGGAGCTCGAGGCAATGAAAGCTGAAGCTGACAACAAGCAACAAGAGCTCGTAGACAGGTTGGATGAAGCCTTGAACTCGGTAACACAGTTAAAATCCAGGGTGCAGGAGCTAGAGGCAAtgaaagttgcagttggaggCACTCAACAAGAGCTCGAGAATAGGTTAAAGGAGGCAGTAAGCTCACTAAACGAGTCTAAAGCCCGAGTGAAGGACCTCGAGGCAATGACAATCGAAGGTGGAGGCACGCAACAAGATCTTGAGAAAAAATTGAAGGAAGCTGTGAGCATGTCGATAGAGTTGAGATCTCGAGTGAAGGAGCTCGAGGCTATGGATGCTGAAGCTCGAAGCACTAAACAAGAGCTTGAAGATAGGCTCAAGGAAGCTGTAAGCTCGTTAAATGAGTCGAGGTCCAGAGTGAAGGAGCTCGAGGCAATGAAAGCTGAAGCTCATAGCACTCAACAAGAGCTTGAGAATAGGTTGAAGGAAGCTGAAAGCTCGTTAGCAGAGTCGAGATCTCAAGTGAAGGAGCTTGAGGCGATGAAGGCTCAAGGAGAAGCTGCTCAACAAGATGTCGAGAACAGATTGAAGGAAGCTCAAAGCTCGCTAAAAGAGTCGAGAGCTAGAGTGAAGGAGCTTGAGGCattatcaaaatcaaaatccgAATGGTGGAAGAAAAAAGAACAACTTTACCAAATTTTCACAGAATTTCAGCTCGGTGCACTACGT GAGCTAAGATTCTCTTCTCAGTCAATCCAGCAAGAAATTGGGAAAACAGAGAAAAGCTATTCAGAAGAGTTCAGTAACTTAG GTGCGAAAATCAAGGTTCTAGGCGACGCAGCAAAGAACTATCATCCACTTCTTGCAGAAAATCGAAAGCTGCACAATGAGTTGCAGGAGCTAAAAG GAAATATTAGGGTCTACTGCCGGATAAGGCCGTTTCTTCCTGGGCAAAAAGGGAAACAATCGATCATTGAATATATCGGTGAAAATGGAGAGCTAACAGTTGCCAATCCTACCAAGCCGGGGAAAGAAGGGCGCCGTTCATTTAGGTTTGATAAAGTATATGGCCCAACATCAACTCAAG CTCAAGTTTTTGCAGATACTCAGCCACTAATACAATCTGTTCTTGATGGATTCAATGTGTGCATTTTTGCCTATGGCCAGACTGGTTCGGGGAAAACCTATACGATG ACTGGTCCCGATGGAGCAAGTGAAGACGAATGGGGGGTGAACTATCGAGCGTTAAAGAACCTTTTCACCATCACACAAGACAGGGGGAGCATCCTTCAATACGAAGTTTCCGTTCAGATGGTGGAAATATACAACGAACAAGTCCGCGATTTGCTCTCAAATGATGGCCAAAAAAAA CTTGGGATCTTGACTAGCTCACAACCGAACGGGCTGGCCGTCCCGGATGCAAGCATTCAGCCAGTCAACTCAACCGGAGACGTGATGAAACTAATGGATATTGGACTGCAGAATAGAGCTAAAAGCTCAACTGCCATGAACGAAAGAAGCAGTAGATCACACAG TATCGTCTCCATTCACACGCGAGGAACGGATTTGAAGAGTGGTTCTTCTCTACGAGGCAGTCTTCATTTAGTGGATCTTGCCGGAAGTGAAAGAGTAGACCGTTCGGAAGTGACGGGGGACAGGCTTAAAGAGGCGCAGCATATCAATAAATCGTTATCTGCTCTCGGTGATGTTATTTTTGCTTTGTCACAGAAGTCAGCTCACGTTCCATACCGCAACAGCAAGCTCACTCAAGTCCTTCAGAGCTCATTAG GTGGCCATGCAAAGACCCTAATGTTTGTACAGCTTAATCCCGATGCGACTTCTTTTAGTGAAACCTTGAGCACCTTAAAATTTGCTGAAAGGGTGTCGGGAGTCGAGTTGGGTGCAGCAAAGAGCAACAAAGACAACAAGGATGTACGCGAATTGATGGATCAG GTTGCAACTCTTAAAGAGAGCTTAGCTAAGAAAGATGAGGAGATAGTGGCGCTGCAGCAGCCGCCGATTAAGGATCCGAAAAGTGGAGCTTCTCTAGAGAAGAAGGGTAGCAGATCATTGAG GTAA